A section of the Gloeobacter violaceus PCC 7421 genome encodes:
- a CDS encoding nucleotidyltransferase family protein gives MKAFILAAGKGTRLRPLTNLVPKPLVPVLNRPVMGRMLDLCREHGFCEAMANLHYQGEKIERAFGSGYEYGVDLAYSHETQLLGTAGGVRRQAAYLQGGTFVVTSADVVTDLDFSELLAFHRTRGALATIATTVVSDPSRFGVLVCDPDGRVRSFQEKPAPGTARSNLVNMGIYMLEPEIFDFIPAAEEFDFGSQLFPMLVAKGAPIYALETKAYWSDIGTLSQYLHTHWDLLSQPGLQSRIGRHTVIEPGARISPTALVGDHCYIHSTAIIEGNSCIGDGTILNHGARVLDSVVWSAAAFRLSVADTVVRSVRADDCCIAIS, from the coding sequence ATGAAAGCCTTCATCCTGGCGGCGGGCAAGGGAACCCGCCTGCGTCCGCTCACCAACCTGGTGCCCAAACCCCTGGTCCCTGTACTGAATCGGCCGGTGATGGGTCGCATGCTCGATCTGTGCCGCGAGCACGGTTTTTGTGAAGCGATGGCCAACTTGCACTATCAGGGCGAAAAGATCGAGCGGGCCTTTGGCAGTGGCTACGAGTACGGCGTCGATCTCGCTTACTCCCACGAGACGCAGCTGTTGGGCACCGCGGGCGGGGTGCGCCGCCAGGCGGCTTACCTGCAGGGCGGCACCTTCGTGGTCACCTCGGCGGACGTGGTGACCGATCTCGATTTTTCCGAACTGTTGGCTTTTCACCGCACCCGGGGGGCGCTGGCCACCATCGCCACCACCGTCGTGAGCGACCCGTCGCGCTTTGGGGTGCTGGTGTGCGACCCGGACGGGCGCGTGCGCTCCTTTCAAGAAAAACCCGCCCCCGGCACCGCGCGCTCGAATCTGGTCAACATGGGCATCTACATGCTCGAACCGGAAATTTTTGACTTCATTCCCGCCGCAGAAGAATTCGACTTCGGCTCGCAACTGTTTCCGATGCTGGTGGCTAAAGGGGCGCCCATCTACGCGCTGGAGACCAAAGCCTACTGGTCGGACATCGGCACCCTCAGCCAGTACCTGCACACCCACTGGGATCTGTTGAGCCAACCGGGGCTGCAGTCGCGCATCGGCCGCCACACGGTCATCGAGCCGGGGGCGCGCATCTCGCCCACTGCCCTGGTGGGGGATCACTGCTACATCCACTCCACCGCCATCATCGAGGGCAACTCCTGCATCGGCGACGGCACCATCCTCAATCACGGCGCCCGGGTGCTCGACTCGGTGGTCTGGTCGGCGGCAGCCTTTCGCCTGAGCGTCGCCGATACGGTCGTGCGCTCGGTGCGCGCCGACGATTGCTGCATCGCCATTAGTTAG
- a CDS encoding polysaccharide biosynthesis/export family protein: MNRTFWLSLSLACTAAVGAGLPAPAQQAAAPVASFDASVTNQGYRLRSGDQIRIDVLGFVDLSREQTILPDGTINIMYVGAVRAAGRTPEDLSEHLRSQFTGILKKPVIAVSVMETRPLQVNVVGEVMRPGPQVFLPQTGAMATGGTQGGLTRRVGVERISNAIALAGGVTHRADVRQVTLIRQLPDGDQKETVNLWEALQTGDFRRDLTLTDGDTIQVPTLPADDKITEDMAQQVATSSLAPRTISVQVAGEVKRPGSVDIDPRSGLLNAISAAGGATTEANLEDISVARMLPNGRIERVALNLNKVSDGSQKVQVRNGDVVFVGRGGSFTAADQSRAFLGPLGDILRIFTFPFRFF; this comes from the coding sequence ATGAATAGAACCTTTTGGTTGTCCTTAAGCCTCGCCTGCACCGCCGCTGTGGGGGCGGGCCTACCCGCCCCGGCCCAGCAGGCGGCGGCCCCGGTGGCGAGCTTCGACGCGTCGGTGACCAACCAGGGTTACCGCCTGCGCTCCGGCGATCAGATCCGCATCGATGTGCTGGGCTTCGTGGACCTTTCGCGCGAGCAGACGATTTTGCCCGACGGCACGATCAACATCATGTACGTGGGCGCGGTGCGCGCCGCCGGGCGCACCCCGGAGGACTTATCTGAGCACCTGCGCAGCCAGTTCACCGGCATCCTCAAAAAACCGGTGATTGCCGTGTCGGTGATGGAGACGCGGCCCCTGCAGGTCAACGTCGTGGGTGAGGTGATGCGCCCCGGCCCGCAGGTATTCTTGCCCCAGACCGGCGCTATGGCGACGGGCGGTACCCAGGGCGGCCTCACCCGGCGGGTCGGGGTCGAGCGCATCTCCAACGCCATCGCCCTGGCCGGTGGGGTCACCCACCGCGCCGACGTGCGACAAGTCACCCTGATTCGCCAGCTGCCGGACGGCGATCAAAAAGAGACCGTCAACCTCTGGGAGGCGCTGCAGACCGGCGATTTCCGGCGCGATCTGACCCTCACCGACGGCGACACCATCCAGGTGCCCACCCTGCCTGCGGACGACAAAATTACCGAGGACATGGCCCAGCAGGTGGCCACCTCCTCGCTCGCCCCCCGGACGATCAGCGTGCAGGTGGCAGGCGAGGTGAAGCGGCCCGGCTCGGTAGATATCGACCCGCGCTCGGGCCTGCTCAACGCCATCTCCGCAGCGGGCGGCGCCACCACCGAAGCCAACCTTGAGGACATCTCGGTAGCCCGCATGCTCCCCAACGGCCGCATCGAGCGCGTCGCCCTCAACCTCAACAAAGTCTCCGACGGCAGCCAAAAAGTCCAGGTGCGCAACGGCGATGTCGTCTTCGTCGGCCGCGGCGGCAGCTTTACCGCCGCCGATCAGTCCCGCGCGTTTTTGGGACCGCTGGGCGACATACTGCGCATCTTCACCTTCCCGTTCCGCTTTTTCTAG
- a CDS encoding GumC family protein, translating to MTTLSSILAAFQRHWLWAALAFCAVLGSAMAVGFVTTPIYKSQMRFIFLDNAPRMQMLEGFAEGTPFTRTSDPLENKMELVKTHAILNTAIDKYKLRNPVNGEAFTPEELRSGLAIESVLGTDMVDMAFTNTDPQIARSVVTALAQTLIDDTIASNRARATTLREFIEKKLPGVERRLKDSERRRQQYQKRSGSVEVTVEAQAAVRELGELEATGRRLQATNGSLNSQIAQLRRQLGGKSTQQAVTDVAVSADPDLQANRRALADLDAEIARQSAQLGERHPQMINLREQQRELNRLIARRVKALGGSRTGAVDPVSQNITGQMSDLEARLSGGRQELASVEASINRYRGRLATLPERQVTLAQLDRQVQLDGAAYNLLASRLEEAKIAEAQTFANVRVVDPASEPEKPVWPNFPLLAVAGTVLGLGAASGIVALLEAGRKSINSQQMQDLLQVPVLASLPLLESSSERLIHAWNRESYRMLCMNLRFLVPGAPGKAAVIVVSSAVANEGKSTVATNLARAMARAGRRTLVVDADLVRPSLSETFGLEGRGGLAEWLFHRPSAGSVGNYVQQTAVSNLDVLGAGSLQLPDSGSLLDEEAVDALIGALEPHYEQIIIDTPPMAGYAHGHSLAARSEGVLLVLRPGHADIEHLKHLKQTLDRNRIPLLGTVFNGVDAAEDMTASYYYDRTSKPRKQLLLPE from the coding sequence ATGACCACACTCTCATCGATCCTGGCGGCCTTTCAGCGCCACTGGCTCTGGGCTGCGCTTGCTTTCTGCGCGGTATTGGGCTCGGCGATGGCGGTCGGCTTTGTCACCACGCCCATCTATAAGTCCCAGATGCGGTTTATTTTCCTCGACAATGCTCCGCGCATGCAGATGCTCGAAGGCTTCGCCGAGGGCACTCCCTTTACCCGCACCAGCGATCCGCTCGAGAACAAGATGGAGTTGGTCAAGACCCATGCCATCTTGAACACGGCGATCGACAAGTACAAGCTTCGCAACCCGGTGAACGGCGAAGCGTTCACCCCCGAGGAGTTGCGCTCGGGGCTCGCCATCGAAAGCGTCCTGGGTACCGACATGGTGGACATGGCCTTCACCAACACCGATCCCCAGATTGCCCGCAGCGTCGTCACGGCCCTGGCCCAGACGCTCATCGACGACACGATCGCAAGCAACCGCGCCCGGGCCACGACGCTGCGCGAATTTATCGAGAAGAAACTGCCTGGGGTCGAGCGCAGGCTCAAAGACAGCGAGCGGCGCCGCCAGCAGTACCAGAAGCGGTCGGGATCGGTGGAAGTCACCGTCGAGGCGCAGGCGGCCGTGCGCGAACTGGGGGAACTGGAGGCCACAGGCCGCCGCCTGCAGGCGACCAATGGCTCCTTAAATTCGCAAATCGCCCAACTGCGGCGCCAACTGGGGGGCAAGTCCACCCAGCAGGCGGTGACCGATGTGGCGGTGAGCGCCGATCCGGACCTGCAGGCCAACCGGCGCGCCCTGGCGGACCTCGACGCCGAGATTGCCCGCCAGAGTGCCCAACTGGGCGAGCGCCACCCCCAGATGATCAACCTGCGCGAGCAGCAAAGAGAACTCAACCGGCTTATCGCCCGCCGGGTCAAAGCCCTGGGAGGCAGCCGCACCGGTGCGGTCGATCCGGTTTCGCAAAATATCACCGGCCAAATGTCCGACCTCGAAGCGCGCCTGAGCGGCGGCCGCCAGGAACTGGCAAGTGTCGAAGCTTCGATTAACCGCTACCGGGGCCGCCTGGCGACCCTGCCGGAGCGGCAGGTGACCCTGGCCCAGCTCGACCGCCAGGTGCAACTTGACGGTGCCGCCTACAATCTGCTTGCCAGCCGCCTGGAGGAAGCCAAGATTGCCGAGGCTCAAACCTTTGCCAATGTGCGGGTGGTCGATCCGGCGAGCGAACCGGAAAAACCGGTCTGGCCCAACTTCCCGCTGTTGGCGGTGGCAGGCACCGTGCTGGGTCTTGGGGCCGCTTCCGGGATCGTCGCTTTGCTGGAAGCAGGCCGCAAGAGCATCAACTCCCAGCAGATGCAAGATCTGCTGCAGGTGCCGGTGCTCGCCTCGCTGCCGCTGCTGGAATCTTCTTCGGAGCGGCTCATCCACGCCTGGAACCGCGAGAGCTACCGGATGCTGTGCATGAACTTGCGCTTTCTGGTGCCCGGTGCCCCCGGCAAGGCGGCGGTGATCGTGGTGAGTTCGGCCGTGGCCAACGAGGGCAAGTCCACCGTCGCCACCAACCTCGCCCGGGCGATGGCCCGGGCCGGCCGGCGCACCCTCGTCGTCGACGCCGATCTGGTGCGCCCGAGCCTCAGTGAGACCTTCGGCCTGGAGGGCCGGGGGGGCCTGGCGGAATGGCTGTTCCACCGCCCCAGCGCGGGCAGCGTCGGCAACTACGTGCAGCAGACGGCGGTGAGCAACCTCGATGTGCTCGGGGCAGGCAGCCTGCAGTTGCCCGACTCCGGCAGCCTGCTCGACGAGGAGGCGGTCGACGCGCTCATCGGTGCGCTTGAACCCCATTACGAGCAGATCATCATCGACACGCCGCCCATGGCGGGTTACGCCCACGGCCACAGCCTCGCGGCCCGCTCCGAAGGGGTGCTGTTGGTCCTCAGGCCCGGCCACGCGGACATCGAGCACCTCAAGCACCTCAAACAGACCCTCGACCGCAACCGCATCCCGCTGCTCGGCACCGTCTTCAACGGCGTCGACGCCGCCGAGGACATGACGGCGAGCTACTACTACGACCGCACCAGCAAGCCCAGAAAACAGCTGCTTCTTCCCGAATGA
- a CDS encoding NAD(P)H-dependent oxidoreductase: protein MIIIDSMLERRQAEGKPIRVGMVGAGFAGRGLAMQIVTSMAGMKLVAIANRTLDGAKRAYREAGVEQVRTVETTGQLETAVAEGHYTVTDDPFLLCDAGNIDAIVEITGEVEFGARVILRAIEHGKHVILMNAELDATLGPVLKAYADRAGVVFTNADGDQPGVIMNLFRYVRTLGFKPLLCGNIKSLLDCRRTPETQKAWAEANFQRTKMVTSFADGTKIAMEMCTVANATGFGVGKRGMYAPTAGHVDEAPGLFDLDELMRGGLVDYLLGAQPSFGVFVLGYSENPLKQRYMRFYKMGDGPVYTFYTPFHLSPLEAPLTVARAVLLGDAAVVPIGEPVCEVIAQAKRPLGAGEILDGIGGFTCYGMLENARTARAENLLPMGLTDGCRLLRDIAIDQPITFADVELPVGRLSDRLHREQNIALAARRILQPAE from the coding sequence ATGATTATTATCGATTCGATGCTTGAACGGCGCCAAGCGGAAGGCAAGCCTATCCGCGTCGGCATGGTCGGTGCCGGTTTTGCCGGCCGCGGTCTGGCGATGCAGATTGTCACGTCGATGGCCGGCATGAAACTGGTGGCCATCGCCAACCGCACCCTCGACGGGGCCAAACGCGCCTACCGCGAGGCGGGAGTGGAGCAGGTGCGCACCGTCGAGACCACCGGCCAGTTGGAGACGGCCGTCGCCGAGGGGCACTACACCGTCACCGACGACCCGTTCTTGCTGTGCGATGCGGGCAACATCGACGCCATCGTCGAAATTACCGGCGAGGTCGAATTTGGCGCCCGGGTGATCTTGAGGGCGATCGAGCACGGCAAGCACGTCATTTTGATGAACGCCGAACTGGATGCAACCCTCGGGCCGGTGCTCAAAGCCTACGCCGACCGGGCGGGGGTGGTGTTCACCAACGCCGACGGCGACCAGCCGGGGGTGATCATGAATCTGTTTCGCTACGTGCGGACCCTGGGCTTCAAGCCCTTGCTGTGCGGCAACATCAAGAGCCTGCTCGACTGTCGGCGCACTCCCGAGACCCAAAAAGCCTGGGCTGAGGCCAACTTCCAGCGCACGAAAATGGTCACCTCCTTTGCCGACGGGACCAAGATCGCCATGGAGATGTGCACGGTGGCCAACGCCACCGGCTTCGGCGTCGGCAAGCGTGGCATGTACGCACCCACCGCCGGCCACGTCGATGAAGCTCCCGGTCTGTTTGACCTTGATGAGCTGATGCGCGGCGGTCTGGTGGACTACCTCCTGGGTGCCCAACCGAGTTTTGGGGTGTTCGTGCTCGGTTACAGCGAGAACCCGCTCAAGCAGCGCTATATGCGCTTCTATAAGATGGGCGACGGGCCGGTCTATACGTTCTACACACCCTTTCACCTGAGCCCGCTGGAGGCGCCTTTGACGGTGGCGCGGGCGGTGCTGCTGGGCGACGCGGCTGTCGTCCCCATCGGCGAACCGGTCTGCGAAGTGATCGCCCAGGCGAAACGGCCGCTGGGAGCCGGGGAGATCCTGGACGGCATCGGCGGTTTCACCTGCTACGGCATGCTCGAGAATGCCCGGACGGCCCGCGCCGAGAACCTGCTGCCCATGGGTCTCACCGACGGCTGCCGGCTGTTGCGCGACATCGCCATCGACCAGCCCATCACCTTTGCGGACGTGGAGTTGCCCGTGGGCCGCTTGAGCGACCGGCTCCACCGTGAGCAAAACATCGCCCTTGCCGCCCGGCGCATTTTGCAGCCTGCCGAGTAG